A window of Paenibacillus sp. 19GGS1-52 contains these coding sequences:
- a CDS encoding glycoside hydrolase family 32 protein → MNVSGEKQQHKESIRLADEAVAAAAKIVAQDDYRLQYHVMPEAGWMNDPNGLIYFKGEYHLFYQHHPYSDKWGPMHWGHVTSKDLLHWKHLPIALAPTEPYELGQSGGYGCWSGSAIEQDGVLTLIYTGHVDGRQPMEVQCAATSVDGITFDKHPANPLIAVSPDEGNTGFRDPKVWRHGELWYMVIGSGREGKGQALLYRSADLEEWAYMGVAAESDGTHGDMWECPDLFPLGDKHVLVLSPMNMEGAKNLYMVGEMDYESGKFTPEQEAMLDHGPDFYAAQTLLDNQGRRIMIAWMDHWGAEMAREDRGWYGAMTVPRELVLMLDGKLASRPVPELELLREEGIMVSGVTLAAGESAVWSLKNGQGCEWIVEFDLEGIQAKLLELSLLVSEDGQERTVIRYLPSERKLLLDCCTSGAGDTSISAVTLPETSSTLKLQVFVDRSSIEVFVNDGQYALTSRVYPTALRGGLTMKAEGGSVSLQSLHMWNLKSIGS, encoded by the coding sequence ATGAATGTCTCGGGAGAGAAGCAACAACACAAAGAGAGTATCCGGCTGGCGGATGAGGCGGTAGCAGCTGCAGCGAAGATTGTGGCACAGGATGATTATCGGCTGCAATATCACGTTATGCCGGAGGCCGGCTGGATGAATGATCCGAACGGACTGATTTATTTCAAAGGGGAATACCACCTATTCTATCAGCATCATCCTTACAGTGATAAGTGGGGGCCGATGCACTGGGGCCATGTGACAAGTAAAGATCTGCTGCACTGGAAGCATCTGCCCATCGCGTTGGCACCCACCGAGCCTTATGAGTTGGGGCAAAGCGGCGGTTACGGCTGCTGGTCCGGCAGTGCCATTGAACAGGATGGCGTATTGACCTTGATCTATACCGGTCATGTCGACGGCAGGCAGCCGATGGAAGTGCAGTGTGCGGCTACGAGCGTAGATGGGATTACTTTTGACAAGCATCCCGCTAATCCACTGATTGCCGTCTCCCCGGATGAAGGGAATACAGGTTTCCGTGATCCGAAGGTCTGGCGTCATGGGGAGCTGTGGTATATGGTGATCGGCTCCGGGAGAGAAGGCAAAGGCCAAGCGCTGCTCTACCGCTCAGCGGATCTGGAGGAATGGGCGTACATGGGAGTGGCAGCCGAAAGTGACGGCACCCATGGCGATATGTGGGAATGTCCCGATCTGTTCCCCCTTGGCGATAAGCATGTACTGGTGCTGTCGCCCATGAATATGGAGGGTGCGAAAAATTTATATATGGTCGGCGAAATGGATTATGAGAGCGGCAAATTCACACCGGAGCAAGAAGCAATGCTTGATCACGGACCTGACTTCTATGCGGCGCAGACACTACTGGACAATCAAGGTAGAAGGATCATGATCGCCTGGATGGATCACTGGGGAGCGGAGATGGCACGTGAGGATCGCGGCTGGTATGGCGCAATGACAGTTCCGCGTGAACTGGTTCTAATGCTGGATGGAAAGCTAGCCTCCCGGCCGGTGCCTGAGTTGGAGCTACTGCGGGAGGAAGGAATAATGGTTTCCGGTGTGACCCTCGCGGCAGGTGAAAGCGCTGTTTGGAGCTTGAAGAACGGTCAAGGCTGCGAATGGATCGTTGAGTTTGACCTTGAGGGCATACAAGCGAAGCTGCTTGAACTGAGCCTGCTGGTCTCAGAGGATGGCCAGGAAAGAACGGTTATCCGGTATTTGCCCAGTGAGCGCAAACTGCTTCTGGATTGTTGCACTTCTGGTGCTGGAGATACATCTATAAGCGCGGTTACCTTGCCGGAAACAAGCAGTACGTTGAAGCTGCAGGTGTTTGTCGATCGCTCGTCCATTGAGGTATTTGTAAATGACGG
- a CDS encoding helix-turn-helix domain-containing protein, with the protein MMFEIMLVDDEKGVRNSIKAKIDWEAAGFAIVSEAASGSEALELLERGPLPQVVISDIRMPQMDGIEFIRICKQRYPFLRTVVLSGYSDFDYLKAAIQLGVKDYLLKPVARSELNELLGKLGEDIKAEHEHIRASQLELLRKNEQLRLLQENFLLQMVKDEWYSVAAVKERLQQLQLTPLAADDLVVQFVAMEMRIPEGRMTDRQERRDLLNLAFQMLCRETAAKWKGLYPFSDVSNSSMMYFLIIVKKGAEQHSKAERFVQELKRNISSYLKLESVSGIGEEMKGLKRLKNGYASCMLSWSQSTVYKNGDGERVRELTRAFSPEAERKLVQAIENLDMNAFRNQLDVIFTSERDTPMFAFTFLALRMLLLFSSIAKKFEWGGSSLQKYLWNCQMTISDYQSREGVMGQIEELAQLVMEEVKKTRFSNGQHMVEAVRKYVEENFSYELTLSSLADMFHLNETYLSGLFKQHVGITFSDYVTRLRITKAEQLLRENELKLTDIAMLVGYSSSSYFSTSFKKYCGKSPKEYRECFLKKQG; encoded by the coding sequence ATGATGTTCGAAATTATGCTGGTTGATGATGAAAAGGGCGTGCGCAATAGTATCAAAGCCAAGATTGACTGGGAGGCTGCCGGCTTTGCCATTGTATCGGAGGCTGCAAGCGGAAGTGAGGCACTGGAGCTGCTGGAACGAGGACCCTTGCCACAGGTGGTTATCTCCGACATCCGTATGCCGCAGATGGATGGTATTGAATTTATTAGAATATGCAAGCAGCGGTATCCGTTCCTGCGGACTGTTGTGTTGTCGGGGTACTCTGACTTTGATTATTTAAAAGCGGCTATTCAGCTCGGAGTGAAGGATTATTTGCTTAAGCCGGTAGCGCGCAGTGAACTGAATGAGCTGCTTGGCAAGCTTGGGGAAGATATTAAGGCGGAGCATGAGCATATTCGAGCCTCTCAGCTGGAATTACTGCGGAAGAATGAGCAGCTTAGGCTGCTGCAGGAGAATTTTTTGCTGCAAATGGTGAAGGATGAGTGGTACAGCGTAGCGGCTGTAAAAGAACGATTGCAGCAGCTCCAGCTGACTCCGCTTGCTGCGGATGATTTGGTGGTACAGTTTGTGGCCATGGAGATGAGAATCCCGGAAGGACGAATGACAGACCGGCAGGAACGCCGGGATCTGCTGAATTTGGCCTTTCAAATGTTATGCCGGGAGACTGCAGCCAAATGGAAAGGGCTGTACCCGTTCAGTGATGTGAGCAATTCCTCCATGATGTATTTTCTGATCATCGTGAAGAAGGGGGCGGAGCAACACAGCAAAGCTGAACGTTTCGTACAAGAGCTGAAGCGGAACATTAGCAGCTATCTGAAGCTGGAAAGTGTATCGGGGATAGGGGAGGAAATGAAGGGACTAAAGCGGCTAAAGAACGGTTATGCTTCCTGCATGCTGTCCTGGAGCCAAAGTACAGTCTATAAGAATGGCGATGGCGAGCGGGTGCGGGAGCTGACGCGAGCCTTCTCCCCGGAGGCAGAACGGAAGCTGGTGCAGGCGATTGAGAACCTGGACATGAATGCCTTCCGTAACCAGCTTGATGTAATTTTTACCAGTGAAAGAGATACACCGATGTTCGCTTTTACCTTCCTTGCACTGCGGATGCTGCTATTGTTCAGCTCCATTGCCAAAAAATTCGAATGGGGAGGCTCCTCACTGCAGAAATATTTGTGGAATTGCCAAATGACCATTTCCGACTATCAGTCTCGTGAAGGGGTGATGGGACAGATTGAGGAGCTGGCGCAGCTCGTGATGGAGGAAGTGAAGAAAACACGCTTTTCCAATGGTCAACATATGGTTGAGGCAGTCAGGAAATATGTGGAAGAGAATTTCAGCTATGAGCTGACGCTCTCTTCCCTTGCAGATATGTTTCATCTGAATGAGACCTACTTGTCTGGACTATTCAAGCAGCATGTGGGGATCACGTTCAGCGATTATGTCACTAGACTAAGAATTACGAAGGCGGAACAGCTCCTGCGGGAGAACGAACTCAAGCTGACCGATATCGCCATGCTCGTCGGTTATTCCAGCTCCAGCTATTTCAGTACCTCCTTCAAAAAATATTGCGGCAAAAGCCCGAAGGAGTACCGGGAGTGCTTTTTGAAGAAACAGGGGTAG
- a CDS encoding sensor histidine kinase, translating into MLYSLRSRLMLVFSILLIIPITAVVFILSRESAKLIQASTQTSTLQTIDQYASHVSTLLTQIEDTGNQILSSDTTQDWITADLNDESTKGEQFLAKQKLREFLSSYAINNSNVISISTFAEEEGGLWTQDKSYRNSIWYKQYKEQDVRWTQAHKDKEQADDSMRARDINSLVLPLVQLQSLKNVGVIKVNYPSELLREDIDKISFGKSGKAFLLTDDGLSVLNQNLSGYENVLNEGLYILENNRDGQTSGIFPLHLKGMDYLFFYRKLPAQDWLIVGEVPEAELYATITHIKETLLYASFVLLIVVIVVALWLSTDITKPLSTMARAMRHVKHGQFELALKNMPKVRARKSEVGYVTGVFEQMTHRLQYLIETEFETNLRRKNAEYKALLLQINPHFYNNTLEIISGLAAMKREDLVMDATEALAKMMRYSLNLDSDLVKVSEEFSYIHDYLFILKLRHEDHLVVKINQEAEADDLLIAKFILQPLVENAVKYSLEKGGIAEVTLTSCLFEGRLHLKIQDNGVGMTQELIRNIIADTELKDSVGILNDKGDSIGLRNVLSRCLLYYDEQFEFVLDSKMGTGTTISLMLPMIKG; encoded by the coding sequence ATGTTGTACTCGTTACGCAGCAGATTGATGCTGGTTTTTTCAATTTTGTTGATTATTCCGATTACCGCTGTTGTCTTTATCCTGAGCAGGGAATCTGCCAAGCTGATCCAAGCGTCCACCCAGACCTCGACCCTGCAAACCATTGATCAGTATGCTTCCCATGTCAGTACGCTATTGACCCAAATCGAGGATACAGGCAATCAGATTCTGAGCAGCGATACTACGCAGGATTGGATCACGGCTGATCTGAATGATGAGAGTACAAAGGGCGAACAATTTTTGGCCAAGCAAAAGCTGCGGGAGTTTCTCTCTTCCTATGCCATTAATAATTCGAATGTGATCTCCATCTCAACCTTTGCGGAGGAAGAGGGAGGGCTCTGGACGCAGGATAAGAGTTACAGGAATAGTATCTGGTATAAGCAGTACAAGGAACAAGACGTTCGCTGGACGCAAGCACATAAGGACAAAGAACAGGCTGATGACAGCATGCGGGCGCGGGATATTAACAGCTTGGTGCTGCCTCTGGTGCAGCTGCAATCGTTAAAAAATGTAGGGGTGATCAAAGTTAACTATCCTTCAGAACTGCTCCGCGAGGATATTGACAAGATTAGCTTTGGCAAGAGTGGTAAGGCTTTTTTGCTGACTGATGATGGCCTCAGTGTGTTAAACCAGAACCTGTCTGGCTACGAAAATGTGCTTAACGAGGGGCTTTATATTCTTGAAAATAATAGGGATGGGCAGACCAGCGGAATTTTTCCGCTCCACCTGAAAGGTATGGATTATTTGTTCTTTTACCGTAAACTTCCAGCGCAAGACTGGTTGATTGTCGGTGAAGTGCCAGAGGCGGAATTGTATGCCACCATTACTCATATCAAAGAAACGCTGTTGTATGCCAGCTTTGTTCTACTTATCGTTGTTATTGTTGTTGCTTTATGGTTGTCTACCGATATTACGAAACCTCTGAGTACGATGGCGCGGGCGATGAGACATGTCAAACACGGACAATTTGAGCTAGCGTTGAAGAATATGCCAAAGGTTAGAGCTAGGAAGAGCGAAGTCGGATATGTGACTGGCGTGTTCGAACAGATGACCCATCGGCTGCAGTATTTGATCGAGACAGAGTTTGAGACCAATCTGCGGCGGAAGAATGCCGAATACAAGGCGCTCCTGCTGCAGATTAATCCGCATTTTTACAACAACACCCTGGAGATCATCAGCGGTCTTGCGGCGATGAAAAGAGAGGATCTGGTCATGGATGCAACAGAGGCCTTGGCAAAAATGATGCGATATTCTCTGAACCTGGATAGCGATCTGGTCAAAGTCAGCGAGGAGTTCAGTTATATCCATGATTACTTATTTATCTTGAAGCTGCGTCACGAGGATCATCTTGTTGTGAAGATTAACCAAGAGGCTGAAGCCGATGATCTGTTGATTGCGAAGTTCATTTTACAGCCGCTGGTCGAGAATGCCGTGAAGTATAGTCTGGAAAAAGGTGGTATCGCCGAGGTTACGCTTACGTCTTGCTTGTTTGAAGGTCGTCTGCACTTGAAGATTCAGGACAACGGTGTTGGAATGACGCAGGAGCTGATTCGTAATATCATTGCTGATACGGAGCTGAAGGACAGCGTGGGGATTCTAAACGATAAGGGAGACAGCATTGGACTGCGAAATGTGCTATCCCGATGTCTTTTGTATTATGATGAACAGTTTGAATTTGTGCTGGATTCGAAAATGGGGACGGGGACAACGATTTCGTTAATGCTGCCAATGATCAAGGGGTGA
- a CDS encoding sugar ABC transporter substrate-binding protein yields the protein MSSKSRVVLSVMLAFGLLAGCGDKGGNSEPAGASSTPKEEKVTLTFWRNSGNDAENSAYDQLVASFNEKHPNIKVEMSPIPYSDYDTKLRTSIASGNPPDIMAIDGPNMASYAQAGALQPLTAYFKTDGNLEDIPESTIATYTYQNEIYMAPLTESSIALFYNKKMFEEKGIALPSKNPEEAWTWDQVLDAAKKVNDPAKGIYGIDPAQGFGNAGGTAYFKYPIIWQFGGEIMSPDGTTSKGYLDKPETKKALQFFSDLYNKDKVSSLEYPPEPFPNSKLAMTIDGSWSLSNYADKFPNFKLGEDFDIAPLPKEVQQAVANGSWSLAISSKSKNAEAAWQFVNWVTGHDGALTYCTITKDIPARYSVSKEFPELNEYPKNIFVVQNQKFGRPRPITPIFPQMSEAVNKVFEEVTISGRNIDASIADAIKKIDKAYKDLPQK from the coding sequence TTGAGCAGCAAGAGTAGAGTCGTATTAAGCGTGATGTTAGCATTCGGTCTGCTCGCCGGATGTGGAGACAAGGGAGGGAATTCAGAGCCGGCGGGGGCGTCATCTACACCTAAAGAAGAGAAAGTGACACTAACGTTCTGGAGAAACTCGGGAAATGATGCAGAGAACTCGGCCTACGATCAACTGGTAGCTTCATTTAATGAAAAACATCCAAATATTAAAGTTGAGATGAGTCCCATCCCTTATTCTGATTATGATACCAAGCTGCGTACATCGATCGCGTCGGGCAACCCGCCGGATATTATGGCGATTGATGGTCCGAATATGGCCTCCTATGCTCAAGCTGGTGCATTACAGCCGCTGACTGCTTATTTTAAAACAGACGGCAATCTGGAGGATATACCGGAATCAACTATTGCTACGTATACTTATCAGAACGAAATTTATATGGCGCCACTTACGGAATCCTCAATTGCTTTATTCTATAATAAAAAAATGTTCGAAGAAAAGGGAATTGCTCTTCCATCTAAAAACCCAGAGGAAGCTTGGACCTGGGATCAGGTATTGGATGCGGCCAAAAAGGTTAATGATCCAGCAAAAGGGATTTACGGAATAGATCCGGCGCAGGGCTTTGGCAATGCGGGTGGAACGGCGTACTTCAAATATCCGATTATCTGGCAGTTTGGCGGCGAGATTATGAGTCCGGACGGAACGACCTCCAAAGGCTATCTGGATAAGCCGGAGACCAAAAAAGCGTTGCAGTTCTTCTCTGACCTCTATAATAAAGACAAGGTATCGTCACTTGAGTATCCACCTGAACCGTTTCCTAACAGCAAACTGGCGATGACGATTGACGGTTCATGGTCGCTCTCGAATTATGCGGATAAATTTCCGAATTTTAAATTAGGAGAAGATTTCGACATTGCTCCTCTACCAAAAGAAGTACAACAGGCAGTAGCGAACGGTAGCTGGTCGTTGGCGATATCCTCCAAGAGTAAAAATGCTGAGGCTGCTTGGCAATTTGTGAACTGGGTAACCGGGCATGACGGTGCCTTAACCTATTGCACGATCACGAAGGATATTCCAGCCCGCTATTCCGTATCCAAGGAATTTCCGGAGCTGAACGAATATCCGAAGAATATCTTTGTAGTCCAAAACCAGAAATTCGGCAGACCGCGCCCAATCACACCAATCTTTCCGCAAATGTCGGAAGCCGTTAACAAAGTGTTCGAAGAAGTTACGATCAGCGGCCGCAACATTGATGCCTCTATTGCTGATGCCATCAAAAAAATAGACAAAGCCTATAAGGATCTGCCACAAAAATAA
- a CDS encoding methyl-accepting chemotaxis protein, translating into MKIRMKLSVMMIAITVFSTALMGGFTYNKSTSTIMDLTESSMKQINTDKAETIEAMIDKEKRNMQLVAGETEITDLLLKAGNGGIPTGDKLQAEVDTKLQGLVKDAGNLEHMFVVDMKGIAIADSNLKTQGTDFSDRNYTKTVIKTGEPVISETLKSKATGAFVLAFVHPVKSDGKMIGFVASAVSADSIIKYLASAKVMSAASSYAYLVDETGVILYHPDKTKIGTSVENAQIKAVVERIKGGEKPADSIVEYVFNGKDKKAAYTVLPETNWTLVLTGDIGEITKPVHDMTNFILLIGIISLVLTIFVGFVVAGRISSPIVKLTELINKTADLDLEYNEKYEYLGKSKDETGTIARAMFKTRAVLREMAESLITISTKVLDNAETLEKLSNYVRENAHDNSATTEQLSAGMEETAASTQEMTAAIHEIENNVRTISGRVKEGAEVSGQITERALALQHDANESTENAKRIYESVRIDMEKAIEQSNSISEINVLADTILSITSQTNLLALNAAIEAARAGEAGRGFAVVAGEIRKLAEKSSETAAGIQGVVKGVYSSVEQMKENSEAILSFIDQNVLGDYERLNEVSQQYNNDASMVNELMNQLDTAAEHLNMTVSSIAIAVNEVAATVNEGAIGVQDIAEKTADIVEKTFQEAAMADENTVSAKELLGLVEKFKI; encoded by the coding sequence ATGAAGATTCGAATGAAACTATCGGTTATGATGATTGCTATTACAGTCTTTTCAACTGCACTAATGGGAGGATTTACGTACAATAAGTCCACCAGCACCATTATGGATCTTACCGAATCTTCAATGAAGCAAATCAACACAGACAAAGCAGAAACGATCGAAGCAATGATTGATAAAGAAAAAAGGAATATGCAGTTGGTTGCCGGAGAGACAGAGATTACTGATCTGCTGCTCAAAGCTGGAAACGGCGGAATTCCAACAGGAGACAAGCTCCAGGCTGAAGTTGATACTAAGCTTCAAGGGCTGGTGAAGGATGCTGGCAACCTTGAGCATATGTTTGTTGTTGATATGAAAGGTATAGCCATTGCAGATAGTAACCTAAAGACGCAGGGAACAGATTTTAGTGACAGAAATTATACAAAGACTGTGATTAAGACTGGTGAGCCTGTAATCAGTGAGACACTGAAGTCCAAAGCCACAGGAGCTTTTGTACTGGCTTTCGTACATCCAGTAAAGAGTGATGGGAAGATGATCGGCTTCGTAGCTTCGGCTGTAAGTGCAGATAGTATCATAAAGTACTTAGCAAGTGCCAAGGTGATGAGCGCAGCCTCCTCGTATGCCTATCTGGTTGATGAGACCGGCGTAATATTATACCATCCGGATAAGACGAAGATCGGAACATCTGTAGAGAATGCACAGATTAAGGCTGTAGTTGAACGTATAAAAGGCGGTGAGAAACCGGCTGATAGCATCGTGGAATATGTTTTTAATGGTAAGGATAAAAAAGCAGCATATACAGTATTGCCCGAAACCAATTGGACGTTAGTCCTGACAGGGGATATCGGTGAAATCACGAAACCTGTGCATGATATGACCAACTTTATTCTGCTGATTGGTATAATCAGTCTCGTGCTTACCATATTTGTTGGTTTTGTCGTAGCGGGGAGGATTTCTTCACCCATTGTTAAGCTCACAGAACTGATTAATAAAACAGCAGATCTTGATCTGGAATATAATGAAAAATATGAGTATTTGGGCAAGAGTAAGGATGAGACGGGGACAATCGCCCGAGCCATGTTCAAGACCCGGGCGGTTCTGCGGGAAATGGCCGAAAGCTTAATCACGATTTCTACCAAGGTGTTGGATAATGCGGAAACGCTGGAGAAGCTGTCTAATTACGTAAGAGAAAATGCCCATGATAATTCGGCTACTACAGAGCAATTATCTGCAGGTATGGAAGAGACAGCGGCTTCGACCCAAGAGATGACCGCCGCAATTCATGAGATTGAGAACAACGTAAGAACGATCTCCGGCAGAGTTAAGGAAGGGGCCGAAGTTTCCGGCCAGATTACGGAACGCGCCTTGGCCTTACAGCATGATGCGAATGAATCTACGGAGAATGCCAAGCGGATCTATGAATCGGTGCGGATTGATATGGAAAAGGCGATTGAGCAATCCAATTCGATATCGGAAATCAATGTATTGGCCGATACGATTCTTTCGATTACGAGCCAGACCAATCTGCTGGCACTAAATGCAGCGATTGAGGCCGCCAGAGCGGGAGAAGCAGGCCGAGGGTTCGCAGTCGTTGCCGGAGAGATCCGCAAGTTAGCTGAGAAATCTTCGGAGACGGCAGCAGGAATACAAGGCGTCGTGAAGGGTGTATACAGCTCCGTTGAGCAAATGAAAGAGAACTCTGAGGCGATCCTTTCCTTTATAGACCAGAATGTACTGGGCGATTACGAGCGTTTGAATGAGGTCAGCCAGCAATACAATAATGATGCCTCTATGGTAAATGAGCTGATGAACCAGCTGGATACTGCTGCTGAACATTTGAACATGACGGTATCCAGTATCGCTATTGCGGTTAATGAGGTAGCCGCGACAGTTAATGAAGGTGCTATTGGGGTTCAGGATATTGCCGAGAAGACGGCGGATATTGTGGAGAAGACTTTCCAGGAAGCAGCGATGGCAGATGAGAATACGGTAAGTGCCAAAGAATTGCTGGGTCTGGTCGAGAAGTTTAAGATATAA
- a CDS encoding methyl-accepting chemotaxis protein translates to MKIRMKLSVMMIAITVFSTALMGGFTYNKSTSTIMNLTESSMKQINTNKAETIEVMIDKEKRNVANVAGQTEITDILTKASSGGISVGDEFQAEVNAKLLGLAKDAGNLEHLFVVDMKGIVIADSNPKTLGTDYSERNYTKDVIKTAAPVISETLKSKATGAYVVVFAHPVMSEGQMIGFVAASVSADSIMKYLEDAKVMSAASSYAYLVDETGVILYHPDKTKIGTPVENAQIKAVVAHIKDGEKPADSIVEYVFKGKDKKAAYTVLPDTNWTLVLTGDIGEITKPVHDMTNFILLIGIISLVLTIFVGFVVAGRISSPIVKLTELINKTADLDLEYNEKYEYLGKSKDETGTIARAMFKTRAVLREMAESLITISTKVLDNAEALEKLSNDVRENAHDNSATTEQLSAGMEETAASTQEMTAAIHEIENNVRTISGRVKEGAEVSGQITERALALQHDANESTENAKRIYESVRIDMEKAIEQSNSISEINVLADTILSITSQTNLLALNAAIEAARAGEAGRGFAVVAGEIRKLAEKSSETAAGIQGVVKGVYSSVEQMKENSEAILSFIDQNVLGDYERLNEVSQQYNNDASMVNELMNQLDTAAEHLNMTVSSIAIAVNEVAATVNEGAIGVQDIAEKTADIVEKTFQEAAMADENTVSAKELLGLVEKFKM, encoded by the coding sequence ATGAAGATTCGAATGAAACTATCGGTTATGATGATTGCTATTACGGTCTTTTCAACTGCACTAATGGGAGGATTTACGTACAATAAGTCCACCAGCACTATTATGAACCTTACCGAATCATCAATGAAGCAAATCAACACGAACAAAGCAGAAACGATCGAAGTAATGATTGATAAAGAAAAAAGAAATGTGGCAAACGTAGCTGGCCAGACAGAGATTACTGACATACTTACTAAAGCCAGTAGCGGTGGGATTTCAGTGGGAGACGAATTTCAAGCTGAGGTCAATGCTAAGCTTTTGGGACTGGCAAAGGATGCTGGTAATCTGGAACATCTGTTTGTTGTTGATATGAAAGGCATTGTTATAGCAGATAGTAACCCTAAGACACTCGGAACAGACTATAGTGAAAGGAATTATACGAAGGACGTGATCAAAACTGCTGCACCAGTTATTAGTGAGACGCTGAAATCCAAAGCTACTGGTGCTTATGTTGTAGTATTTGCACATCCCGTGATGAGCGAAGGGCAGATGATAGGATTTGTAGCCGCTTCAGTAAGTGCGGATAGTATCATGAAATATTTGGAAGATGCTAAGGTGATGAGCGCAGCTTCTTCCTATGCCTATCTGGTTGATGAGACCGGCGTAATATTATACCATCCGGATAAGACGAAGATCGGAACACCTGTAGAGAATGCCCAGATTAAGGCTGTAGTAGCACACATAAAAGACGGTGAGAAACCGGCTGATAGCATCGTGGAATATGTTTTTAAGGGTAAGGATAAAAAAGCAGCTTATACAGTATTGCCCGATACCAATTGGACGTTAGTCCTGACTGGAGATATCGGTGAAATCACGAAACCTGTACATGATATGACCAACTTTATTCTGCTGATTGGTATAATCAGTCTCGTGCTTACCATATTTGTTGGTTTTGTCGTGGCGGGGAGGATTTCTTCACCCATTGTTAAGCTTACAGAACTGATTAATAAAACAGCAGATCTTGATCTGGAATATAATGAAAAATATGAGTATTTGGGCAAGAGTAAGGATGAGACGGGGACAATCGCCCGAGCCATGTTCAAGACCCGAGCGGTTCTGCGGGAAATGGCCGAAAGCTTAATCACGATTTCTACCAAGGTGCTGGATAATGCGGAAGCGCTGGAGAAACTGTCTAATGACGTGAGAGAGAATGCCCACGATAATTCGGCTACTACAGAGCAATTATCTGCAGGTATGGAAGAGACAGCGGCTTCTACCCAAGAGATGACAGCCGCAATTCATGAGATTGAGAACAACGTAAGAACCATCTCCGGCAGGGTTAAAGAAGGAGCTGAAGTATCCGGCCAGATTACGGAACGCGCCTTGGCCTTACAGCATGATGCGAATGAATCTACGGAGAATGCCAAGCGGATCTATGAATCGGTGCGGATTGATATGGAAAAGGCGATTGAGCAATCCAATTCGATATCGGAAATCAATGTATTGGCCGATACGATTCTTTCGATTACGAGCCAGACCAATCTGCTGGCACTAAATGCAGCGATTGAGGCCGCCAGAGCGGGAGAAGCAGGCCGAGGGTTCGCAGTCGTTGCCGGAGAGATCCGCAAGTTAGCCGAGAAATCTTCGGAGACGGCAGCAGGAATACAAGGCGTCGTGAAGGGTGTATACAGCTCGGTTGAGCAAATGAAAGAGAACTCTGAGGCGATCCTTTCCTTTATAGACCAGAATGTACTGGGCGATTACGAGCGTTTGAATGAGGTCAGCCAACAATACAATAATGATGCCTCTATGGTTAATGAACTGATGAACCAGCTTGATACTGCTGCTGAACATTTGAACATGACGGTATCCAGTATCGCTATTGCGGTTAATGAGGTAGCCGCGACAGTTAATGAAGGTGCTATTGGGGTTCAGGATATTGCCGAGAAGACGGCGGATATTGTGGAGAAGACTTTTCAGGAAGCGGCGATGGCAGATGAGAATACGGTAAGTGCCAAAGAATTGCTGGGTCTGGTCGAGAAGTTTAAGATGTAA